Sequence from the Myotis daubentonii chromosome 20, mMyoDau2.1, whole genome shotgun sequence genome:
GCCAGGcccccaggaaggaggaggagccgAGAGGGGGGCCCAGGAGCACTGGCCTGAGCAGAGACAAGGATGAGAAGCAAGAGGAcgggaagggaaaaggagggggagagcaCAAGGAGGCTGCACGGAAGGAGGCCCCAGCGAGCCGAGCCAGTGCGGGAGCCAGTGCAGGCCCAGCCACCAGGAAGGAGGCCCCAGCGAGCGGAGCCAGTGCGGGAGCCAGTGCAGGCCCAGCCACCAGGAAGGAGGCCCCAGCGAGCGGAGCCAGTGCGGGAGCCAGTGCAGGCCCAGCcaccaggaaggaggaggagaaggtcaGCCAGGAGGCGCCCCCCAGCCTCAAGGCGCCCGCAGAGGAGAAGCAGAGCGAGGCGGCCCAGAAGCCAGCCCCGGGGGGCCCCGCCAAGCCCCCCGAGGGCCCGGCCcccggggaggaggaggcggccccCAGCATCTTCGACGAGCCGCTGGAGCGCGTGAGGAGCAACGACCCCAGCATGACGGAGGTGAACGTCAACAACTCGGACTGCATCACCCCCGAGATCCTGGTGCGCTTCGCCGAGGCCCTGGAGTTCAACACGGCCGTGCGGGTGTTCGCCCTGGCCAACACGCGGGCCGACGACCACGTGGCCTTCGCCATCGCCATCATGCTCAAGGCCAACAGGACCATCACCAGCCTCAACCTGGACTCCAACCACATCACGGGCAAGGGCATCCTGGCCATCTTCCGGGCGCTGCTGCAGAACAGCACGCTCACCGAGCTGCGCTTCCACAACCAGCGCCACATCTGCGGGGGCAAGACCGAGATGGAGATCGCGGGGCTGCTCAAGGACAACACCACGCTGCTCAAGCTGGGCTACCACTTCGAGCTGGCCGGGCCCCGCATGACCGTCACCAACCTGCTCAGCCGCAACATGGACCGCCAGCGGCAGCGGCGGCTGCAGGAGAGGAAGGGGCTGCTGGAGGTGCCCAAGGTCAAGGTCGTGGCGCCCGCCAagggctcccccagcccctccccccagccgtcTCCCAAGGCCTCGCCCAAGAACTCACCCAAGGGAGGGGGGGctccggccgccccgcccccacctccgccgcccctggccccgcccctggccccgcccctggccccacccctcatgGTGGAGAACCTGAGGAACTCACTCTCCCCCGCCACCCAGAGGAAGTTGGGGGACAAGGCCCTCCCCCCACAGGAGAAGAACTCCCGCGAccagctgctggccgccatccgCTCCAGCAACCTCAAGCAGCTCAAGAAGGTGAGTGCAGGGAGGGGCCAGCGGGGCCACTGGCGGCAGGACAGACGCCCGGGCGGCCGGTGGGCCTGGCCTCCAGGGGCACCGCTGTCCCTCAGGGGGACTGTCCTCTAGCCTCTCCCTCCAGTTTCCCCTCCCCCTAGAAGAGACACAACAGGCAGCCGCCCCAGAGGGCGCGGCCCCCCTGAACTCCCTCCCAGAGCGGCCAGCCTGACCGTCCATCCCCAAGGCGCCGGGGAGAGTCAGTGCGTGCAGTGCAGGGACACCCACCGTCCGGCCCACGACCCCGGGGATGGCAGCCATGTCGGTGAGGCCTGGGCGGCAGGAGAAAGGACAGCGTCTCCTGTTGCACCCACGTGTCCACCCTCAGGCCCACTCGTGCGCCTGGGCCCAGGAACAGGCTGGAGGTGGCTGAGCCTGGCCGGCAGCTCCCTAAACGCCCTGCCTTGTCCTTACAGGTGGAGGTGCCCAAGCTGCTGCAGTAGGGccaggctgtgggcaccgccCCGGCCGCCCAGACCCGCCCCCGGCTGGCCTGCTGCGTCCCCTCtgcccggggtcctgaggccggGCCACGCCCTCTCGTCCGGATGTTTCTTCTCCGCGGGCCGATGTTTCTGGGCAAGAAGAGTCCTTCAGGCACCGCTCGGAGGAGATGGCGCGGGAGCCAGGGAGGATGTGCACAGGGACCGGTCAcggcccagccccgccctccaggGCCAGGATTCAGCTCTGAGGAGCCCTGGGCAAGGCTGCTGGGCTggtgtgcagggcagggcagacgATGGGGATGGAGAGGGACGGGGATGGGGAtgtccgcccccctccccccggactAACAGAGCCTGGACAGACGGACagtgcctggggagggagggacaggccgCAGCTGGACCTGAAGGTTTGATGCCAAAGCAGACGTTTTCCTACACCCACTCGCTATGTTGTGAATCGCTGTCTTTCCATAAGATTTTGATAATATATTCCAGCCTTTCGCTGCGCCTGGCGAGGCCCCTCTGTGCTGTGCCGAGGCCCTGAGCCCCACCCCGCTCCCCGGGGACCCTCGCCGCCCTCAGCACACGTTCACTGCAGGGTGCGGTGTGGGGACAGCCCCCCGAGCGGGCTGCCCAGGCCCGGACCAGGCCCCCGGGTCTGCCCCTGACACTGCGGCCTGGAGGTCCCGCCCGGACGGGCTGTGGGCGTGTTCGCtccgcccccgcctccctccaTGGGGTGCACCACACGGGTCCTCCCGGCTGGCGGCCTGGCACCCCTGGCCCCGCAGGGCTGACCGCTGCCTGGGGTCGGAGGCACGAGCGGGTTTCCCTGCCTCCGTGGCGGCGGGCAGAGCGGTTTCCCCATCTTGGGGCTGCAGAGGTCTCTGCTAGGAGTGGCCGCAGTGGAGGGCACCGAGCCCGGGCCCCAGCCCCCCTCCGCCCTCGGTGCCCCCGCCCGGGGCGTCCGCCTCTCCGCGCCGTCCGCCCTGTGCGCACGTCGCTATGCTGGAGCCGCAGCTccgagggggtgggggccgcGTGGCCCGCACTTGGCAGATCACGTCCCGCCCGGAGGTCGGCGGCGGCCAGGACCGCCCCGCGGGGAACAGGGGGGAGAGGCCCCTCCAAGCCTCAGGCCCTGCAGACCGGCCCCCGGGGAGCCCTTTCCACCAAACCAAGGACGGGGGACACCACCGTCCACCCGCgggctctccctccagccccagggcccgAGGCCCGGGTGACGCCACCCCTCGGCGCCCGGGAAGAGGGAGCGCAGCGCCACCTGCTGGCGGGCCCCGCGCAGGCTCCCCGGTGACGTCACCCTCCCGGGAGCCAGGCCGCAAGGGAGGCCTCCCCTGGGGTCACCCCGGGGGGCAAGAGCCAGAGGGTCTGTCCGCGCCCGCCTTTCGCGGGGAGGGAACGGGGTCAAAGGGAGCAAGTCCGGCCAAGGCCTCCTGCCCGCGAGGATGCCCTCCACGCACCGCTCCCGGTCCCGGCTGCTCCGCGCTGGGCTCTGCCCCCACCCGCCGCGACCCCGCTGCCCAGGGACGCAGGCCTCTGGCTGCATGTGAAGCGTGTCTCTCCATCCCCGTGCCGACCCCGCAAGTCCCCCGAGGCCCCGGGAGACGCCAAGCCCTGGGGGCCCTGCTGCTCCCCGGCTATCGGCCTGGCCTTGGAGACCCCgtctcaggccctgccccaggctgtgACCAGAGCCTCCCCCACAGCGTCTGGGTGGCAGAGACCCCTGGGGGCATGGCTGGCACAGTGGCCACCTGCagaccctgccctgggccctcggAGGAGGGAGACGGGGCCTCAGTGAACCCGAAGGAAGGAGCAGCCACACGTCTGACCTGTCGCGGGCcgggcccggggtggggggccggggggaggaagTTCTGTAATGAGGGCACCTCCCCACCCAGGGCAAGGTCCGCCTCATGGGCCGTGGGAccagccctgtccctgcccccctcccgccctctcctGTGTGGAGCCGGCATCCTGGCTGGAAAGTGAGGACCCTGGACCACGTGAGTTACCTCTCAGCTTTAATCGGCAGCCCGGCCAGGGCCGTGGGACAGCCCGCGGGCTCCAGCGGGCAGGCGGCTGACagagccccacccagcccccagggcAAGCAGGAGGGTCTTGGGAGCAGAGGGACCAGGGCGGGGACCCACACTGcggccctcccctggcccccattagaaataaaaatagtgcAGCAATGCCAagcccctccgcccccaccagCCCTCATTCGTGGCCAAGTTCCCGCCCAGCTCCTGTCCACTTCCCTGCACGGCGCAGGGGGTGGCTTGGTTGGGGGCCTGTTGAGTGGGTGACCCCTGCCACCCCCGGGGCCAGCGGCAGACACAGGGGGGCCCCCTGCGATGGCAGATGACACGGTCCCTCAGGTTCTGGGGTAGGTGCGCTGCTGTGGCAGATAAGGGGGAGGAGCTGGAAGCCAAAGAGACAGGACGTCGGGCACAGGAGCAGTGAGGTGACCCCACCCCCGGGGTGCAGGGGATTCGGGGAAGAGCCAGCCTGGGAGGGTCTCAGCTCAGGCAGAGGGCGTCGGAGAGGGACCCAGGGTGATCAGGGGACGGGGAGGTCCTGGCACAGGGCTGGATTGCTCACTCACCTGCAGGGCTGTAGACAGGGGGCTCTGCCGGGtagagaggaggctggggaggagcactGGGGGGCCACAtgaagccctggggtgggggggcggggtcagcCTTGGAGTCCGGGGGGTACGGGTACATCGCCGGTTGGAGGGCGCCCCTCATTGGAATGtcctggcctgggtggggggacAAGGTCAGCGTTGAGCTCAGCGCCTCCAGGGGGCGCCGTCACCCCTTCCCAGGGTGCCCAGGTGAGCCCCACTGGCAGCCGGTTCGCTGgcgccccacccctgctctcatCAGAGCAGAGCAGGGTGCTGGGCGCGAGGCCCCGGTGGCTGTCTGTCTGTAGAGACCCCGGGAGTCAGAGCACAGCCTGGGGGCGTCCTTGGGCCGGGACAGGGCAGCAGCTCAGGGCTGGAGCTGACCATCTGCTGACTTGTCCCCAGCCCGTCCCTCCCACATGGACCTCCCAGGCCCATCACCCACATCAGCATCAACGCTCACGGCCCAGACCCCCCCAGACACCCGGGCGTGTCTGAGTGGCCGCGGGGGTGTCCACGGAGCTCCGCCGCTGCCCCTCGGCTGCCCTGGGCGGGCCCCACCTGTCTGGGCTCCTGGTGGCGGCTCCGTCCCCACCTGCGAAGGGGCCCAGCAGCCGCTGGCGCTGGCGGACCAGGTAGCGGCAgatgcagaagcagcagcagcaggcggcgaCCATGGCCATGAAGAGGGTCACGGCTGTGACCAGGCCCACCACGAACTTGGGACTGGAGGCGAAGAACGGGTCGTCTCACCCGCAGCTCTCACGGCGGGCACGGCAGGGACCCCGAGACTGGGCTCCCGGTCCTGGGAGACCTCTCCCTCCCGGCCAGGCGGAGGCGACGGGGACCGTGTGCCCGGCACCCTCCGTGGTTTACGCGCGGTCCCTTGGGAAGAGGCCTGGACTCATGAGCTGGGGCACCTGCATCTTCTCAGGGGAGCCCCGGCCCAGACACCCCGCCGGCGGGCAGCGCGCCTCCTGGTCACAGCTCCGTCCGGGACGCGGCCTGCTGCGGGCGCAGACCCCCGGCTCCCTCCACAGGGCCCGACCGGAGGTGGAGGCGGCGGGAGGGAGAGCGGGCCCAAGAGGGcgcctgggaggagggactgcggGGGGCGCCCACCTGAAGACCAGGCAGCGCTTCTGCTGGAACTCGGACAGGCGCAGGCTCCGGTCCCCGCAGCAGTAGCGCTGGCGGCAGGTGCCACAGCAGAAGGTGGGGGACTCGCAGCTGAAGCCCAGGCGCCATGAGTCGGCCTCGTCCAGGTACCCCAGGCAGTCGGTGCTGGCCAGCGCTGTGGGCGGGGTGCTGGGGGCTACCAGGCGGGTCCCCCGCCTCCCTTAGCCccccatggtccttcccccagGGACCCCACTCCCCTGGTGGTCCACCCACACCTGTGGGGTCCCCAGCCCACAGGTGCTGGCAACACGAGTTCCCCTTGGGGCTCAGGGGTTGGCTTCCAGGGCCTAGACTccatcctctccctcctgctccctgccagcACCCCCAGGGGCTCGGGGACCCCGCTCCTGGCTCCCTGCCCCTTACCCAGGGGGGCCCCCAGCAGCAGGAGGGCGATGGCCGTGAGGGGCATGGTGGGAAGAGGGCGCTGCGGGTCCTGCCCAGTGCCAGGCACGGTGTGGTGGCCGCAGGGACTGCGGGCAGCGGTGACCACGCCCCGGCCCTGCCCCGGCCTCGCCTGGCACGGTCCCCTCGGCGGTGGCCCGTCCCCGCGCAGCGCCCAATCCGTGCCCTGGGCCCGAGCAGCCCGGATCCGGTGCCgccccctggagggcagggctggaccTCCGCTGGCCTGTCCAGCCCAGGACGCCGGGGCGGCGCGGGGCGAGGCTCCCAGAACCGGCCCCGCCGAGGCAGCGCCGAGCCGCTCTGTCCCCAGCTGTGCCTCCCGCAGGCCGGGCCTGCCCGCCGCCGgctcccgcggccccgccccaCGTGGGCGGTGTGGACACCGGGCCGGTGCCCAGCCGGGCTGTCCGCTggggcccgcccctcccccaggacccagggcccagcccgcTCCCCGTACCTTCACcgcgggccccgcccccgcggccGACCCCGCCGGTTGGTGTCACGTGGTCCCAGAGAAACTGccccgtgggggcggggccggcggagGACCAGGGCCCTGCGCTCCCGGCCGCCCGACCGacccccagcccagctcctgcgggcgggcggggcggcctCACCCATGACGTCACCCTGCCCACAGCCCCGAGGCCGGGGCTCCGgtgcaggggcagcagggggcggggtggggacgAGGGGCTCCCGGTGCAGGGGCAGCAGGGCGGGTCCTGGGTGCCGCTGGGGGACGGGGCTGGAGCCTGGAGGCCGTGTCGCTAACCCGTGAGCCATCCCCCGGGGGATGGGACCGGCTGGCGTCCTTCTCGATTTCTCCCGCGGGTCCCACCTCTGCCCACAAGAGCCCTCCGCCCTGGACAGGCCTGcaggctgccccccgccccccagccagccctgccctttcCGACGAAGGGGGTCTCATTGGACAGGGGCTCCCCGGCTCCCTCCTCCTGCGGGGCCAGACGTGGCCCCTGAACCCAGTGGTGGGAATGGAGGAGCCGGGCACCTGCGCGAAGGCCACGCGGACGAAGGTGCGGACGCCCGGACAGCCCAAGGGGCCCGACGCCGGTGTCTGTGGGGAGGCCCCCATTACGAGGCCCGTTCCTTCAGGCCCTGCCCCAGTGCGGCTGCTCGAGGCCGCCCAGCATCGGGGTCCCTCTGGCCACgcacagccctcagccctggccCCGTGGCCATCAGCTCCCGAGGCCGGCGCCTCCCCAGCTCaaagggagagcaggaggcacGGCAGCCGCCCCGCCGCTGGGACCAGGGACTGCCCCGgatgcccaggccaggcccctcctTGAGCTGCAGACTCACTCTCTCCTTCCACTTCCTGTCCGAGGCCACCGGCCCGCAGGGTGCTGCGCAGCTGTTACAAACGCACCGAGGGGGCACATGGGAGGGAGGCCTGCCCCCCAGCATCGCCTCCTCTCCCCGGACCCCACAACAGACCGAGCTTCCCCTGAGCTGCCGGCAACCCTGCCGGCCCTTCCCTGCTCGTCTCCTCCAGGAAGAGGCAGAGGTGAGGCCACTCATCTGTGAAGATTCCTTtacttcctagaaaaatacacgCGTCATCTGAGGGCGCCCGCCGTCGCGGAGCCTGAGGGCAGCCGTGGGCCGCGTGAGGAGTATTAAATAGTCGGGAGAGGTGGGCTCTAAAAAGCCCGTTTCTCCCgtttctagaaaaaaaagagaagcagaCTGCCATCTGCCGGCTTccggtgtgcatgtgtgtgtgcacacgcgtgCACCTGTGTGCGTGTCCACGGACGGCTGGGGAGGACCCGTCATGCACGGGAGGGCCGCAGTGTTGCCCTGGGAGGGCCCCGGGCGGGCAGCGAGGCTCCCTCAGTCCCGCTGAGACCCAGGCGTCTGAGGCAGAAGCTACTCTCGGGGTTCACGTCAGGCCCCGGAGCGTGAACACTGTTGTAGAGGACGGCCGGCCGGCTCCCGGGCTCCGAGGGGGCAGACGCCCGTGAACACGTCCTCCTGGCAGCAGTGTTTCCGACTGGCCAGCAGAGGACTCTGGGAACTGGCAGgcgggggaggagcagggggggAGACGTGGCGACGGGCATCTCCTGGGGATGGTGGGAAGTTCCTGTTCCAGCATCGCTGAGCGACGACAGCAGGACGAGCTCGGCCTCCACTGCGGCCAGGTCACTGTGAGGCCGAGGGCCGTGGCCAGGAGGCGCTGGAGGCGGAGGAGAGCACAGCTCCAGGCCGCAGGGCGGCACACGGCGAGTGGCGGGGCCTGGGCCCGCGTGCCGGGCGGCTCCTAGATGCCGATGGCCTGCAGCACCCGCCTCTCGCTGTCGCTGAGGTGGCCCGAGAACACCACGTAGCAGGGCTGCTGCGCGAACTGACACAGGAAGTCCGTGAGGTACGCCtgcagggagcagagggcagCGCTGGCTAGACaccaggtgccgggagccggtccatccttgctgttcaagggacctggcgtatatggcatcctgttcttaatgtgtttgctcactttcttggcactatgtgttttaactaaggtcacctctccgagaaaggttgtttccccaggtagggattttcccctgaagttagggagggaataaaaccccttaactaagtgtcaggcgggtaattaatcactttaactacgaacaatcatgcttaagctacataatctttactccctggaatggagataagaaacgccctaacctttggaatagagattgataggattggaatcaactggtataaatacagatgtaacaagacaacaggacacagaacctaggcacagaagaacttcgctggagagaacatggcaaaagatcctggacagaaactggccacagaacctagagacagaacctagcgagagaacctgactagaacctggtgactgaacctggctggagaacctagcaagagaacatggacacagaacctggctggagatcctaaccagaacttcgctggagatcctgaccagaacttggctagagatcctggctagagatcctggctaggctgctgatcaactgaacgctgtctccgtgtcattccttctttgccgacttcgtccacacctatggggacccctggacctgctggggttggaccccagcaaccagGCGTCCAGCACCCAGGGGTGGCCTCCCACACTCTTGGATCTGGTTTAGGTCCAACTGGGAAGCACCCTCTCCCTGGACCTTCACCACAGCCTCCAAAGTGGAcccagcccggccggcctggctcagtggttgagcgtcggcctatgaaccaggaggtcacggttcgagtccTGTCacggcacaggcccgggttgcaggcttgacccccagtagggggcgtgcaggaggcagccggtccatgattctcattattgatgtttctcaaaGCGTAACCACACTGTGGTATAAAACACGAAGCgaagcccaccccaccccatgccccgcCCCCAGCAAGCCAGGAACCCGGCCCAAGGCCGCAGGACGAACAGGCGCGGGCGGCCGGGCTCCTGCGCCCTCACCTGCAGGTCCACCTGGTAGAGGGGGTCCTTCAAGGCGTCGGGGTCGTCCTCCTCGTCGTCCTCGTAGTAGTCCTCCTCTGTCAGACACacgaggtggggggtgggggtgtcaggcAGGCGCCCAGCCCGCAAGCaccgccgggggtgggggtgggccggGTGCTCACCATATTTACTCGTGGCGAGGATGTCAGACAGGAGCTGGCCCGCTAagcccccgccctcctcctcgtcctcctggtcctcctcctcgtcctcccaCATGTCGTTGGAGTCGTCTGCTTGGGGAGGAAAAGCAGCTGCAGCCACACATGTTCCACCCCGACGTGAGCAGGTGCAATGGGTCCGTCTGTGACTGCGGCCTGCACCTCCCATGGGCAAAGCGGGCGGCAAATCCCCAGGAAGCTTAAAGGAAGGGTGGGTGTGCTGGGGGCGGGCACGACGATGACTGAGGCTGGGAAGCTCTGGGGGAGCCACCGCAGGCGGGCGGATGCAGGGTccctgggaggtgggcagagcaCCTTGGCCCCACTCCGCGGGGGCGGCCTGGCGGGCGGCGTTGGCCTCCATGACGTTGGACAGCTCGTTGATGATCAGCTTCAGGATCTTGACCAGCAGAGGAATGTTTGTCCAGCGCTCGGGGTCTGGGGGAAAGAAGAGGATTCGATTCAGACTCCGGCTCCTGGCCACGCTGTTCTGCAGGGAGGCTCAGCAGCCCACCCGCCAGCTCCCGCCTCCAGACCACACCCAGGCGCTCCATCAACAGCCACCCGGTGACACCCCCTCATCTGCCTGGTGCCGCCACAGGTCAGAGCTCAGGAATGAAAGGAGGCAGGTGTCGCCAATAAGGCTGGGGCACCAGGTAGGGGCCTGGAGCCGAGCACGCGGTCCCCACGACCTGCGGCTGGAGACGAGGACCCTGCAGGTCAGGCACACTCACTGCCTACAAGGCACCGGGGTCAGAGGCCGAAGCTGGCCGATAACAAGGCCTGGACGTGGCCCCGAAGCCCAGGAGCTGAAAGCGGGGCCCCTGGTGCCGAGACAGCGCCTGCCGTCTCCGAGGAGGGAGGGCGACCACTGTGCGGACCCCCTGATCCTCACCAGCCCGCCACCCGGTGCGCCCTGCCTCCCGTCTCCCCCGCGTCACCCACTCTTGGCGGCCTTGGCGCGGGTGCGGACGCCCTCGTCCGCGCCATAGATCTCCTCGCCCTTCACGCGGATCTCCTGCAGCCGCTGGTCGTCCGCGGTGATGCCGTGCTGGAGCAGCTTGCACAGGGCCACGGAGCTGCAGGGCACGCGGACGCCTCAGCCACCACCCGAGGCCACCACGGGGACGAGCTCCAGCCCAAGACTCTGATGTGAAAGCAGAGCTCGGGCGGGCGAGCCCCCAGGGCCGCTGGGAGGTGTGCTGGGCATAGGCCGGGCACAGAGCCGGGcgggggcaggtggggcaggctggccacggAAGCCTCCGGCTGGTGAGGGCCCTGCAGAGGAGGCCCCACCCACTGTGGGAACATCAGGGACAGGAAGGGCGGAGCAGCCGAGGAGACGGGGGCAGCGCCAAGAGAGGCCCACCTGACTTTGCCCTCGTACTGGCCGTAGAACAGGTGCTGCCGGCTCGTCCACTCGGCCATCACGAACTCCAGGGCGGGCTTGCCGGTGGGCCCGGGCAGGCTGCACAGGAACTCCAGGAGGGGCTCCAGCTGGGTGTGCACCAGGTGGGCGAACACCATGATCAGGGACTGGGAGCGAGAGGGAGGGCCACGTCAGGACACACGGACACGGAGCCTCCTGGCCAGCGTCTCGGGCCCACACAACCGACCAGGAGCCGCCTGGTCTCAGGGCGGGCGGAGCGCAGACCGGGGAGCGGTGAgggggccccccaccccggcGGCACCTCACCTGCATGACGCTCAGCGTCTCCGCCTGCTGCATCTTGCTGAGGACGGCGCGCAGGATCTGGTCTAGGTTGTCGCCCAGCTCCCGCCCGGCCTTGCTGATGAGGGTGGACACCAGGCGGCCCACGAAGGCGGCGGTGAACTCGGAGGTGCGGGGGTCCAGCAGCTGGCTCACCACCTGCATCACGTACCACAGCCCGCTGTGGCCCTGCTCGTCGTGCCACTGCGCCACCTGCTCCAGCGCCACCGACACGTAGGCCCGCAGGCACTCGCCGCCGTTCTGGGGACACAGGGGCGCGGCAGCGAGGTCAGCGGCGAGACACAGACACCGGGGTCTGCGCAGGCGGGGCTGGCGCTCCAGGCTCACGCCTCCCCCGAGCGGGACCTCGTCTCCTGGGGGCTCGGCCACCGGAGTCAGCTGCTCCCTCAGACACAGACAGCGCGGTCCCCGCCTCAGCTGCTCCGCCCTCACAGACGCGCCTCTGGCCTCCAGGGACGCGGCCCAGCAAACAGGGTTTTAAGCATCAGGCCCACCGGGCGCGGGAACACACCGGCCTCAGGCACAGCTCAGGTGCCCAAGCCCATCTCCTGGACTTCACTCAGAGAACCATCCAGAAAggctccctcccagcccaggtctgtGTCTGACGCCTCCACAGCGGTGACCCCAGACACAGGCGCCCACACCTCCACGACGGCAgccacaggccacaggccacaggcGTTGGCAGCTGACCAACCCTGGCCTCCGGTAAATGCAGACGTGAGACACACAGGCCAGCGCGTGGCCGGTCGGACCTCGCCCTCGGCAGACGCGGTACCTGCATGGTGGCGTTGTCGTCCGTGTGCAGGGTGCACTGCGCCACCGCGGGGAACGCCTGGCAGACGAGCAGCTGGGAAAGCGGCGGCTTCGTGCTGCGCACCACGGTGGTCAGGATGTCGATGGCtgtctggaggaggagggaggtcaGAGCCTTGGGCGGGAAGGGCAGCAGCCCGAGAAAGCTCGCCGAGAAAGGAGGGACCACCGACGGCAGCGTGTGCTCCCAGCCTCCTCACAGGCTCCTCTGACGGCCGCGGGGCAGCAGGTAGCGCGCGCAGCGTGTTCACAGATGAGGCACCTCTGAAACAGCCGTTTTCCTGGGCCCTCAAGATCCACCCCTTCCTGAGGGCAGAGCAGCCGGCAAAGCCACCCGGAACCTCGACATTCACGGGCGTCCTGCCagctgggtgtgtgtgcaggtggtGAGCTCACACCtgctcactcacacacacccacacccacctgctcacacacacccacctgctcacactacccacccccacctgctcacacacacccccacaacCACCTGCTCACACCACCCACACTCACCTGCTCACCCCCccaacctgctcacccccacccccacctgctctcacacacacacacaacccccacctgctcacacacacccccacccccacaaccaCCTGCTCACACTACCCACCCCACCTGctcacaccccccacacacacccacctgctcaccccccccacctgctcacacacacacacccactcctgCTCCGCGTGGTTTTGCGCCCACTCACCGCGCACAGCCCTGCGGGGAGCTTGTCTGCTGGCGCCTGCATGATGCTGACCAGCGTGGGAATCAGCCGCATCTGCATGGGGCCCTGGCAGGCTTCGATCTGGGACAGCTCCTTGAAGATGTCCTGAGCCAGCAAGGCGACGACGGGATCTGAGGTGACAAGGCAACAGGACCCCGCCCGCCGGTCTGCACACGCCTCTGGCTAGCGACGCCTGGTGTGTGGCCCTAACCTAGCGAGCAGCGTCTGCGTGGACGACCCGCCACACAGCCGGGACCTAGCGGACCACATGGCCACCTGGAACAACAGGAGAGATGCCACCTCCAGAGGCACACGGTCTCCAGGGCCGCGGGCTCACCCGACAACCACGCGGCTCTTTTCCCGGGCCGGTCCCGACGCCTTCATTCTCCTGGAGCCCGACGGGACTGAGGAGCAGGTGCGGCTGCGCCGGGTGGAGCCGTGCGGCGAGGGCCACCCGAGGGTGCAGCGTGGGCgcctcccaggccaggctccC
This genomic interval carries:
- the LMOD1 gene encoding leiomodin-1 isoform X1, which translates into the protein MSKVAKYRRQVSEDPDIDSLLSTLSPEEMEELEKELDVADPDSSVPVGLRQRNQTEKPATGSYDREAMLTFCEKETKKLIQRELSQDVDESKQAETKTDAKNGGERGREAGRKALGPRQDSDAGRAPRRGVLKKGFSRDKDDAEAKGAPQPREEKLIRGIDRGRVRAAVDKTEGGGSGRGDGQAPRKEEEPRGGPRSTGLSRDKDEKQEDGKGKGGGEHKEAARKEAPASRASAGASAGPATRKEAPASGASAGASAGPATRKEAPASGASAGASAGPATRKEEEKVSQEAPPSLKAPAEEKQSEAAQKPAPGGPAKPPEGPAPGEEEAAPSIFDEPLERVRSNDPSMTEVNVNNSDCITPEILVRFAEALEFNTAVRVFALANTRADDHVAFAIAIMLKANRTITSLNLDSNHITGKGILAIFRALLQNSTLTELRFHNQRHICGGKTEMEIAGLLKDNTTLLKLGYHFELAGPRMTVTNLLSRNMDRQRQRRLQERKGLLEVPKVKVVAPAKGSPSPSPQPSPKASPKNSPKGGGAPAAPPPPPPPLAPPLAPPLAPPLMVENLRNSLSPATQRKLGDKALPPQEKNSRDQLLAAIRSSNLKQLKKVEVPKLLQ